In Miscanthus floridulus cultivar M001 unplaced genomic scaffold, ASM1932011v1 fs_256_1_2, whole genome shotgun sequence, the DNA window caatatgtctttgagTAGGTTCTTTTAcacaacactaatcttcttagggAAGTCTATGAATGGATGCATTTCTGTGTAGTTATTGTACTaatcaacatcgtccacgccatcaactccgataatgtgctgtttcccggaggcaaccacgtgctttgtcttcttttttGGGGAAGGTTAGTTTGCAGGTTAGGTAAatagaaaacttatgcgacacgtgaagcAAGCACCTAAGGGTCTATCGAGGTCCATGACTATCAACCTGACCTTGTTcacttggtgttgtttgatctaacAACATCAAAACATGGCCACCtatatatcccttccatagtcaagttcccatatatcttcaatgatgccaaagaatTAGATCTTTTGCCCCattccatcgagagcttctatttgaacgccgttgttttggttcacacatgtactatcctttgcatgggtatagtacaTGTACCCATTGAtctcataagctttccaagatgtcacttgtctcgatggccccgccgccaacctactaatggtaatatCATTTGTGGTTTCTCTAGTCGGTATGTTTTGGtacttcaaccatgtagttaatcgttgcttgtgctgtttcataaCCCACTCATCTGTACGGCCATTTCTCTCCTCATTAATGATAACCAAGTGTttatcaatgtatggttgcattagttctgtactctacaagacactgtaatgcgcctgactcacttctttgtaatcatagtcaatgaacacttttctcccattggtgcccttcctagccagcctacccttgtgacgagaatcaggtttaccaatacctctctatacttttaggtactcttgatagcactcgatgacttcttcagtactgtaaccctctatcatggagccctctaggtatactcaattatgcatgtatcggcttagaaccaacatgaaccgctcgtaggaccacatttcatgcaagtagcaagggcctaaggcctatatctgatgaaccatgtgaatcatgagatgtggcattatatcaaaaaatgcGGGAGGTAagcacatctctagttggttctaGGTCTCCACCACAaaatcatgtaggtcactcagctctttcttgccaatcgtcttctgtgagatcttcgtaaagaagtagcacatgcgggtgatggccattttcaagaactctggctttatagccctgatagCAATGAGTAGGAACACTgttagcatcacatgacaattgtGAGCCTTGAAGTTTTTTATTGACAGGTCTTTCAATGACACTAGCCTATTCACGTTCGATGAAAACCCAGTCAGAACTTTGATCCCCTAAGGAAAGTGCATATCGCCCTCCTCTCTTCTAGGCCAGGTTGAAGCTagccgtgggcagagtgtattttctattaccctcaggtaccgggtgaagctctgCCTTCACATTTAGCTACTCCATGTCTTTcatgatttcagaccatcctttgtcttgcttgtgttcatcaaggtagcaatgagactctcaaagacattcttctacatgtgTATATCATCAATgtcatgggggacctccaagtccggccaataaggcagatactgaaagtaGATCgactgtttcttgaaaggtatggcGTCGACAGGATATGTGCTTCTATCTTTCTTcgtcccatctagattcttctttctGAGGACCACACGCATGTTTTTCACCATTTCAAACACGTGTTGCCCATTTTtacgtctctctagagggggttcatTCTCTGGCTTGTTATCATAATATCTGAAGTATATCTTGCTACGGTATCTGTGATttatctttaagaagcatcggtacCTTAGGTAAActgtcttcttggatgcatccaggtacacccaagCAGTACCATCTAAGCAGactaagcatcccgtcttccctttgatctgtccaggcGAAGCAAACAGCACAGGGTAAccattggtagtaacaaagatcatggctctacatatgaagtcctccttttgaaatgcatcgtacatcggctccccatacctccatagtctctccatttcttgcatcaaaggtttgaggaacacatctatatcaatgcctgctTGTTTTGGACCCAAAatgagaatagtgaggagaaggtactttctcttctgacatagCCACGTTggaatgttgtacatggtcaagatcactggccatgtgctatggtcgctgctcctctcattgaagggattaaTTCCATCAGCGCTCAAGCCAAATCATACATTCCTTAGGTCAGGGCTGAATTCTTTATGCTTGTCATCGAAGCGTTGCCATTGAGTACCATCGGTCAGGTGTGCAATCACATCATCAACCACCTTGTGCTcgtcatcccaccatgtcatgagtgcggcttccttagggtttaggaaaaTACGGCTTAAGCGGTCGACcactggcaggtaccatattaccaaggcataaattcttctctgctttgcattgttgcctaatggagtgtccacTGGGGGTTGAgaatcttgtaccaccttttccCACCGTTCTTCCTCTTATTCCTCGTGGAGGCTTCATCCCCgttgtaaaggtcattgttcttgtaccgactagccccacacctaggacatttatctagtgacttgaacgtgtggccatgaaaaaggatacagtggttggggcatgcatggattttttcaaatccattgtcaatggacttataaccttcttcacTTGgcatgtgttggcgggaactgagtttggctaTGGCAGCAACCATGATAGGAGacgtaatagatcattgaaactacagtctgactagccatacttagccttcaggatgagtagcttaaACACAAAACGTAGCACTGTCCAGTGTGCCAGACAACCCTtgtcaacaccatacacagtctccttcgatgttttttcaccctttccaaattttttagacctttcgggctctttagtaaaatctctagtccaagggctcgaatcatgtcctccaaatcattgAAATCATCtcatccccgacacatgctccgccatcattattggcaccaccttcgtcgttaccatcccaaccaccagcatcaccaccttgttcattgccaaacttgggatccattcatgcatcaagctctactgaatattgggacagggtgTCTAGGGTTTCGTTGTCGTCTTTTGGATCATCGTAATCGTTAACAACAACTGctttaccatgatgaatccacactatgtagtcctcaacaaatcctcgcataattaaatgtgatatgatgatatcCACATCTCTCATGCTATATGGTTCTTACACTCGTGACACGAACAATATAATTGAATCCTTATTCTATGTCAACGGCTTCAATAAGTTTATCGACCTCCTCACGGAAACCTGGCTTCCACCTTAACGAACCATTCATCCAAGACttcctatactccatcttttacgaCAACAATAAAAGAAAATACATTAAATGACTAATTATTTggatatatataaatgtatatatatacacatggttgaaggtaatatgggtaagtttgaaagttagattgaTTTATTCTAATATGGAGGAGAATTCtagtttgaacgcatgtgtactttttaggtgtgaaagcattgtagcaactcctgatccatttactaagtttagctttgctaagggactagcaaaggttaagcttgggggaatttgttgacggtagttaacaaccattataaaccatcaatataacatgcataagggcataaatataatcaccaacaaaggtttaggggtttaaactaacaaattccatgagttttggtgaatctgtattttctacagggtttatccagaaaaccatcaaggtggacctacatgtcagatttaattgcgcttatctacAACAAAATGAACACcaaaaggttccagaagactcgagaggactccacatcgAAGCGGAGGGCGAGAGGCTGCCAAGTGGGGCCGTCCGGCCCCTGGGGCCCATTGTCAGCCTCCGCGTCGCAATGTCGGTTCTTCACTGCCTCCTAGGTTACATCTATGCCgtgctttaagtcggtttgatccaagggctcatgttggacgctccggcctatatatattagCCTCTGCCCCCTtgaaggcataagtcatttgagaagatagaaaccctaatcatcctcagagctccaccatattctaggtcatagctagttaggctaggtctagagggaggcaagcaagcttcgcttggattcccgatcgtaTCAGGAGCGTGGTtcagtataatctttgtacccctctctattttgtacctccattacttttatatgctagttacaattgttatgataatattagtatttatcttattcatgttcttggttataatgttcatcgtctactttgattatatgcttagtatagttagattatcatcatgttcatgcataagttcatatagcgctcactctaaggtaccatgggtgagtggttgatattgtgtaagcgtggtgcttatacgttgtttacctacggatacaccctatattctgggtcatgttgtagaTCACGgacgtgacactcccgttgagtcctttgtagtccactccccgaatataggcgcaCATAGGGTTCGATTATGAAGGAAGGGCgagctatgttcttaatcttccttagtaatatcccttatgtgtagatatgacgatgatcttagcaatgattactaggtataattacactaatcaatgtatgctttgacttgtaataggaatgacttaggaattattcctctaatattctacctgaccatgctaatgccctagaaaggagtactctaagtgatttatcatttatcaatacttatatatatatatatatatatatatatatatatatatatatatatatatatatatatatatatatatatatattatcccatgacttacccctattatgagtagaatatttgttatggtttacttctccttcaatagtataagttatcaatacatgtccatgctagaccttttctgtggtaaaaatataaataacgatacctgaaatactctcgggtaaactgctacaatggtatattatctgtgcgtttGCGGATCTTTTTTATTCATAtatttattcttcctagtcacataattaataaaaaattgcTTAGTATTagtctagtagtaatgctatgtagtatcAACAAGCATTCCTAGTGCTGTTATTAGGGGCTAGATTTAAAACTATGTTCTTCGTAGCGAcactaagaaatatcaacaagcatctctggcatcatcactagggatgacaacctattaaaataatgttaggagatatatgtttataataggtgactactaaacaagtgacaagttaataaatatcaACAAGGGGCAGCTGAtaattgagctgcccctacaaattaaCCCATTTGTATGGGCGattcgtatcaccagccgcccctactgttctatttataggggcggctcctcTCGTTGGACCCTAGCGTGGCCACCGTGAGCTGCCCCTAAAAAAAGTCCCTGTTGCTATAAagcttttgtgtagtagtgacacACTTACACACCCACTGAGGCTCCTCGTGAGCTGCCTTAGGGGTCGTTCGGTTATCTTGGAACGGGACTAGAAACTATTCCAGATCAATTGTTATATAAATTAGTCAATTATTCCAGCTGGAAATGGTTCCAGAGAATGATTCTTATACAACCGAACGAGCCCTTAGCAGGCTACGTGACACCGGGTCACAATCGCTGCTGGACTGACGGAGAGGTGAATCATGCAATTGAATTTTCGCTAGAGGAAAGTTATCTCCAAGCTCCTTCCTACTACGGCTGGATCTGAAAATTTACGACCTGAACCCCTGAACAGTGCCGGTGACAATTGCAGGTCTCACTCACATGCTAAATCCAGCAACCAAACACGAAGGAATATATGTGATCTGGCCAGAACATGCAGAGAATAATACAGCAGGATTAGAGTCGTACGAACCCTACACGGTTCAACGAATATAATCAATCACTGGGTTCACGGGCATGCTCACGTCCAAAATCCAACGACATTTTATAAGCGCTAAGCGGAATGATCCAGACGCGCCAGCTCGAGCACCACATGGCGTGGCTCCATCTCGCATCCGCCATCACCGCTATAAATACCACTGGCCATGCACACACGCACTCCCACACAGCAGTACTCCAGCACTAGCAGCAGCAGCTCGAGCTAGCTTAGCTACTAGCCTACTATACGTGTGCAAGCAGCTCGATCGATCGCCATGGCTGCGAGAGCGGCGCTCCTCCTGGCTGCAGTCAGCCTGGTCCTGGCTGCCGTGGCGAGCGCGACCTactgcccgccgccgccggcccccaagccgccgacgccgacgcccagCGGCCACCACGGGTCGTGCCCCAGGGACGCGCTGAAGCTGGGAGTGTGCGCCAACGTGCTGGGCCTGGTGAAGGCCAAGATCGGCTCGCCGCCGTACCAGCCGTGCTGCTCGCTGCTGGACGGGCTCGTCGACCTGGAGGCTGCCGTCTGCCTCTGCACCGCCATCAAGGCCAACATCCTCGGCATCAACCTTAACCTCCCCATCGACCTCAGCCTCATCCTCAACAACTGTGGCAAGAACTGCCCCAACGATTTCCACTGCGCATAAATGATCAATTGATCGTCGTCGTCCATAGCCGACCGTGGTTCATCGATCTTCCTGTCAGCTCATTGCTTATTTGTTGATTGATCTTCCTGTCAGTTCCCGCCTATTTATTTTGATTTGTCTctttatgcatatatatatatgagtggtGTGGTTACACTTCTACATAGCCCAGGCATGCAGCGGCTACCACACGTGCATGTATATGTCTGGCCTGGGGTGATCAGTTAATTACTGATCAGTGTTACAGTGTATTCTTGATTTGTTCTCATGAGTCATGATCTGTGTGTATGGTTCGTTCAATAAATGAAGCTGTagtttctttttgataaaactgagTATGCAATTTCGTTTGATATACTAATGCTAATAACGCTAAGAGCAATGGTCATAGTTTTGACGAAATAAACCTACAAAAAGTTGTAACACGTGAGACAGCGATATATAAATGGTGGCCCGGTAACCATTCATATATATCGTGGTCTATTTTCTTGAGAGAGATCAATAATCATGCCACAGTATTAACCTATAGATCATAATGTTAGAAATCAGTGAGACAGTGATGAATAATACTTCTGCATATGAAAGAAAAAACCCCTCTGTGCATCTTGCGAGATGTAGTACTGTCCATTGTAACTCAGTCTTAATGAATGGCACGTGTCCCTTGTGAATCATTCCCACCACTACCCCAGGCAATTTTCTTTCCTGACGGACAGAACCGTCACGGAAAGTGGCCAAAACCGTCAGGAAAGGCTACTCTTGACGGTAACCGTCGGGGATCAGCCGTCAGTAATAAAACTGTCAGGAAAAGTCTGTCTTCCTTGACAGTTTACCATTTCCTGATGGTAACTACCGTCAAGAGAGACTTACCCTGTCGGTTTTCCTCCTCCGTCAGCAAACATGTTTCCTGTCAGTTCCTCGCAGTCAGGAAAGGTTCGAACTTTCCCCATCGGTTACAATACCGTCAGGGAAGATCCAAATTTTCCCTGTCCATTACACTACCATCAGAGAAGGTTAAATCTTTCTCTATCGGTGAGCAGCCGTCAGGGATGCTTCATATTAATATGAATAAAAGCTCACTGGCATATTTTAATGTGGATAAACGCTAACTGAACTATTCAAATCATAGCCGATCCTTTTATCCACACACAAGCCAGCATTAAATGTTGCACTCAAGTGTCATACATATAATCATCATTCAAGGTGTTCATACATTAGATAGTTGAATAGCCAATAAATTTTAAGCT includes these proteins:
- the LOC136531010 gene encoding 14 kDa proline-rich protein DC2.15-like, coding for MAARAALLLAAVSLVLAAVASATYCPPPPAPKPPTPTPSGHHGSCPRDALKLGVCANVLGLVKAKIGSPPYQPCCSLLDGLVDLEAAVCLCTAIKANILGINLNLPIDLSLILNNCGKNCPNDFHCA